ATCTCCGCCTCTCACGTGACTAGAAACCAAGGGGCTGCCCCAAAGCTTTCAGAATCCCAGGCCTGAGTGATGTTTAATCTTCAAGCTGGGTTTCTCAAGCCTGCGTCCACCACTGCAGGCTTTGGGGGATGCAGTGACCTGTCAGCGTTGCTTTTCCTCTTAAAGAGTTATTTTCTATCAGAAACTCAGTGGTATGCGTGCTCTTGGAGCTGGCAGACCCGCCACACTTGCTCTTCAACCTCCCCTGAGTCTCAGGTTCTTGGCTGTCAAATGCAGAGCATGTTGACCTGCCAGGTCAGGAGGTTCAGGGTCAACCCTCTGAGCAGAGCACTCAGCCTGGCCCTCAAAACCCACAGGCACCTGCTCACATCCTGCCTCTTGCCACAAATGTGCCTGGAGCGGATTCCACCTCAATTGCACCTCAAATCTGCACTTCCTCAGCGTCGGCTCCAATTTGTCACCCTCCCCTCTGTGGGTACAAACAGTCCCCCATCTGTGACGCTGGCTGGCTCCCCCCTTTGTAGTTGTGTTGCTGGTGTTATCTGCTAGGTCTGCCCTCAAAGTACTGCCTTCCCTGTCTCTAAATCACCCTGGGGCCAGCACAGAGCCCAGTGCTCCGTGTCTGCTTGCCCCCTCCAGGTGCCCGTGGGCGCCCACCTGTCTGTCCATGGCTAGGGCGGAGCCCAGGTTGGAGGTGATGTGGTGAAGATCATGGTCAGGGCCGGGGCGTGGGCACCTGCTCCCCCaacccctgggggtgggggaagcctaGTCTCCAGTCATCAGAGGCTCTCCCAACCTCTTCACCCCATCCTTCCCCCAAATAAACGATTCCTGCTCAGCCCCCACTGAGCACAAGGAAAGGGGATTGTTGGCCCCATTTGCAGGCCTAACCCTGCTGGGCTTGCCAGTCTGTCTCTGCTGGTATCTTGGCCCCCACCCCCTGGCTGTTCTGCCAGCATCCCGGCAGGCACTGTGGGGGCAAGCCCTGGGAAGAGACATCTCAGAGCCAGAAGCCAGCTTCAAcacaatttaacattttttaatgcaAGAAAAAAAGTCGTGTCTTCAGTTGCTTTTTCTCTCCACGGGCAAGCGTGGTTAAGCCACTGAAACTTCAACAGTGAATTCCCGACGAGGCATCCGCCTCCATCCTCCTGATACTGTGTGGGGTGGGGGCCAAGGCCTGCTACAAGTAACGAGGCCAGTTCCTGGGGACGCGGACCCAGCGGGGGCCTAGAGAGGAGCACTGGGAGGGTGGGCCAGGTCAGAGGTCGGAGTGAAGGAGTCCCTGAGACCCCCGAGGGTGTGCCGGTGGGAAGCCGGCTGCCCTCGCCTCAGGGGCCCTGCGATCACAGCCCTGGAGGCCATCCGCTGGCCCGCAGGAATGTCCACTGGCCGCGGTGGGCTTGGGTTTCTGGCTACTCAGCCTAGGGGGCGCCATTCTCAGGGCGTCCAAGTGGAGCCCCCCTCAGGAGGAAGGCAGGTGGGAGAGGGTAGGGGCTGGACTGTCCCTGGTCTCTGTCTGGACGCCAGATTGGACCCAGGCTGGAGCACCGAGCCCCACTAGGTTCCTGAGGACCCGCTGCCCACCAAAGTGGGGCAGGGAGGTGTGCCAGAATGTTCCAGGGAAGTGAGAGGGTGAAGCAGGGAACTCCGCCCCTGGGGTCTCCAGTGGGGTGTGCTCCACACGCACCCCACCTCCCACGGCTCCTGAGTGGGGTGTGGGGAAGGAGACAAAACTCACAGCTTCTGAACAAGTGGCTGGGAAGTTACTGGAAAATTCAGTCAAATATGAAAGGGGTTACTTTATAGAAGAAAAGCTAGCTTACGTATTTCTCTGGAAGACATTCTCCACCCCATTCCCCCTGAGCCCCTGGACTCCCCACAAAAAGGGCAGCCGAGCCTGGCTTCTGTGATGCCATGTCAGGGGGATGCGGGAGCAAGGGCAGGGCCTGCGGCCAGGGCACCtcgggaagggaaggagggaggcacAGAACCACCTGAACCCGTGAGCGGCGGCAGAGGCTGggctgggcggggagggggccaCTGGCCTGAGGAGCGACTCAGCCTGAAAGAACGGCGACCCTGCATCCCTGTCTGCAGAGGCCGCAGCTGCAGGAGGGGCAAGCCAGGCCGACTCCCCGCCTCGGGAGGTGAGGACGGGAGGACAGAGGCCCTGCGTGCACGGGGCCGCCAGACGGAGGAGGAGGCAAGAAAGAACGCTGCCTCTaatgttatatattaaaaatatccaTAGTTCTTATGCACAAAATTCCATCATTCACATGTGAGTGTCACCCCTGCCTCCCCAGGAGCAGCCTTAAGAGAAAGATGGTGCTTTTCCTTTGCGAGCTGAGGAAGCAGCGCTCAGCCTTTATGGTCTGGGAACTGCGGGCCCCCCCAGTCTCCGCCTTGCTGGGCACTGGGTGCTGGAGTCTGGCGGCAGGGCGTCACTCGTGCCTCCGCTTGGAGGGCGGGACCAGGTGTGGCGGCAGGTCGGCGGGCAGCTCGTGGCCCTCCAGCTTGACTTTGATGAGGTGGTTGGCCAGGGCGAACTCCTCGTCGTCCAGCAGCCCGTCCCGGTCCACATCGGCCAGCTTCCAGATCTTCCCCAGCACCGTGTTGGGGAGCTTGGACTTTACCATCTCCTTCTTGGCGTTGGCACCCGTTATCTTGCCGTTGACAGGCGACAGCGTGTAGAAGATCTCGTCGTAGGTGGGCTTGTCCTTGCCCACCACCCACTCGACATCGTCGATGCCCTCACCGGCCCCCTCGCCATAGCCGTGCCCGAAGGGCCCATTCATGGTGCCGTCGAAGGCACCGCCCTTCACGACCTGGGCGGGCATCAGGGACTCCTCCTGGCGCACCATCACCATTAGCCGGGCGATGTCGTTGGCTAGCATGTCGTCCACTGTGTCCAGCAGCTTGGGCTTCAGGGCCTGGAATTTGCTGAAGTCCTGGGTCTGCAGGAGCTCCTGTCGGGGCAGGGTAGGGCAGACAGGCCTGGGTCAGCCCTCCTGGGCTCTGGTGCTGCAGGTGCAGCAAAGCGTTCCCAAGGAAAGAGAGCTGGCTCCACCTCACGGCCCCAACCACTTCAGTCTTGGAGGTAAAAACAGTCCCCTCCTAGCAGGACTGAGGCAAGAATTAactgggaggaggctggggtgcCTGGCACGGCCCTGCCCTCTCCCTACCCCTCTGGGTGAGTCACCACATTCCCCTGCAAGGTGTCACGGCCCGGGTCCACCTCTCCCCGGGTCAGCTTCCGATTGGGTGGGGTGCTGCTTCCACTTTGGGAGGCCCCACCCGTGGAGTCGGGGTTCCCTCCAGAATCACTGCCCCGGTGCCCCGAGCTGTCCGCATTCCGATCCCCACCAGCCTGCTCCCAGGGCAGAGGGGGTGGCTGTACCTGCATCTTGCGGAGGTTGGGGAAGTCGCCGGGGGAGATCTGATGCTCCCGCTCAATCTTCTGGTAGATCTCGCCCAGGTTGTTCACCAGCTCTTTCTTCTTGCTCTCCTTCCCGAAGACATTGGGCATCTCCTTCTTGAGGGAGCTGATGATGTACGCATGGACCTGTGAAGATAGGGAAGGGGCGGAGTGAGGTGCTTCCTGGACACCATCTCAGGGCATGGCCTGATCAAGTTATGCCCGGCATGATCATCAGGACTGCCTTGGGGATGACTAAGGATCAGAAAACTCCCACAAGGATATTCCCAGATGTTTCAGGCTTTATTCTAAACTCAGAACCTTAGTTAGGTATATCTAACACATCCTGCCAATTAGGGTGGTatacccttcccttctccacagcGGGCGGGAACGCTGGCAGCCTGTGGAGAGCACAGCCCTCCAATCCCATGGCCTTGCCAAGCAGTGTCCAGCTAGGAGGGCTGCAACGGAGCCAGCCTCACGCCCTCTTCTCCCAGACCTGCCAACTCCACCCCGAAAAACCCCTCCACCAGCCTGACCCTGTCTTCCCTGCAGGGTTGAAACCTGGCTGAGAACTGCCTGAGGGCAGCAGGTTGGTCACAGTCACAGCTTTGCTTGTTACAGGCTGGCAGAGACTGAGCGACTCAGtccaggaaaaggaaacagtctCACAACAGCAGGTGCAGGACGAGACTGGAGAggctggggctttccaggcagggTGACTCAACGTGCCCGAGGGCCACGCCATTACACACCATCTCTGCAGATGAATGGGCAGGGGCCCAAAGCCTGCCCCTCGTTCTGTCCTGAGGCTGAGCAAGAACCCTGCCACGAGTGGGGCTGGATGGCAGGCTGGGGCAGGTGGTGGGGGGAGTCGGGGGTGATGTGGTCCTTTCCTGCAATCAAGCAGAAGTTGGACCAGAAACAGGAGGCCAGCAACCCCCTCCATTCACCGCTCTCTTCTTCAGCTCAGGACACCACTTGTCCCTTGAGGCCAGGAGCTTCTTATGTGGATGTTCTAATGGGTTCCTATCTCAGAACCAGCTCACCATCAGGAAGGTTCCAGAAGTGAGACAGCTAGAGAACTGAGCAGCCCCGAGTCCTGCAGGGCGGGGTTCTCCTAGCCCAGCCCCGAGTCCTCCAGGGCAGGGTTCTCCCTCTTAACTGAGCATACAGTAGGTCACAGGAGACCGTGTCCAAATGCAGATTCCGGTTCAGTAGGGCAGAGGTGGGGCCTAGAAACCTATGCTTCTAGCAAGCTCCAGTCTACTGGTCCTGGGGCACTCTGGGTAACCAGGGTGGAGACACACCAAGGGGTGAACGATGATGGGTCACTGCCCATTATCTGGGACAGGGAGTACTCAGAGTTACCTGAATTCAGGCCTCAAGACAGTGGGTGCCCTGAGTCACTGTGTTTGGCCCACAACAGAGCCCCAAAGCCTCTGGGCTACACACAGGCAATCGGCTCCACGGGGGCAGGAGCACTGCCTGGGGGTCTGCCCAGCTCTCCCAGGACAGGGCCTGCTCCTGGAGATGCTCATGacgtgcatttttaaaaatcatatgtcCTAAGGGGACATGCCATTGATCccgtggtaaagagtccgcctgccaaagcaggagactcaagagacatggttccatccctggggtgggaagatcccctggagaaggaaacggcaacctactctagtcttcttgcctaggaaattccacagacagaggagcatagggggcagcagtccatggggtcgctaagagctggacacgactgagtgtgtgagcacagacacacagggAACATGCTTTGCTCCTCGAGGTCTGAAGGGCCCACTGGCAGCATTAACCCTCCCTTCCCAGACCCCGGAGGCTTGTGCAGTGCTCAGCGAGGCACTGAGGCTCCAAACTCGAGCAATTCAGATGCTGTGCGCAGATCTGAGCTTCCGTGGAGGGCAGGGATGGTTTGCAAGGCCTCTGGGGCAGAGGCCACTCAGTGGCCTCCCTGGGCCTGCAGGCCTACACCCCAATTCTCCATGAACTACCTCCTGTTCCAGCTGAAGCATCACTTCCCGCCCAGGTCCCCCCGAGTCTGGTCCACCCTCCTCAGGACAGCTTCCCAGCCACCTGCTTCCGTAGCAACTAAGACGATACAAATAAACTGTGCTCTCTTTTCGTCCTCTGCTCTCCCGTGTGGTGGACAAATGCTGGAGGCTGGGAACCGGGCAGTTCCCACTGCCTCCCCAGCACCCGGCACGTGCTGCAGGCACTCAGTGCTGGGCAGGCCTGGGGGGTCAGCCGATGAGGCCTCGAGCGGCTCCCCAGGCCGCCCCTCAGTAGAGTGGCATCTTCTTGTTTTGATGTTTATGTGTTAAAAAGAATCTCAGTGAGGAAGAGATTGCACCCATGGGTGCACAAGAGGACAGATTCAGACGAGACATGGCACGGTGTGGCCAGTGAGTGCAGGGCTGGGTCTGGGGCATCCAGCCCCAGGGGCCCGAGCGGCCGCCCCAGAGCGCCCTGGCCCGCGGCCGCCCCCCGCCAACCCCCCGGGTCTACCTTGGCCAGCCGCGCCCGCTTGATTAGGTCGTTGAGCTTCCTGAGGGCGGCGTTTCGGGGCAGAGACTGGATGTCTTTGAAGAGGTCCTGCTCCTCGGCCTCGAAGAGCTTGCGGTTGTCGGGGATGAGGAGCGGGTGGGACCAGAAGGAGCCGATGTACACCCGGACCACCTCGGGGGTGTTGATGATCTTCCCCAGGGACCACATGAGGGCCCCGTAGACCCGCATCAGCTGCTGCGTCTCAATCTGGTCGGCCTTGTTCAGCACCACGCGGATCTTGTCCTCGTGGTTCTTGAGGGCCTTGATGACCTCCGAGAACTCGTCAGAGATGTCCAGCTTGTGGGCGTCGAAGAGCAGGATGATACGGTCCACCCGCTCGGCGAACCACTCGAGGACAGCCGCGAAGTCATACCCTGCCGGAAAAGAAAGGGTGAGTCAGGGACCCTGGGGGTCTGATGGCTCCCATCTCTGACTTGGCCTGGCACTTCTCACCCTAAGTTTCCAGAAGGGACTCCTGTGGACAGCACAGCACCCTGAAGGCAGTGGGTCAGTCAGGCACCCCCTACTTCCGGACCCACCACTGTAAGCCCTCCTCCATGTAGTTTCTGGCACTAACAGGTGCTTTCAAACAaataatggaaagtgaaagtcactcagtcatgtccccatgggctatacagtccatggaattctcaggccagaacactggagtgggcagcttttcccttctccaggggatcttcccaacccaaggatcaaacccaggtctcttgcactgcaggcggattctttactggctgagtcacaagggaagcccataataatggaatagaaaaaaataaagcccgAACAATGGGAAGAAACTCATGAAGTCCAAGTCCTAAAGTGGGTACAACTATGGCAAAGCCAGGAGGGGACCGAGCAGCACGGGGCGGTGAGAACAGACCTGGGTGCTCCCAGCTGGGCGCGCCGCACGGCAGCCACAGTCAAGAGCAGGA
This window of the Capra hircus breed San Clemente chromosome 29, ASM170441v1, whole genome shotgun sequence genome carries:
- the EHD1 gene encoding EH domain-containing protein 1 produces the protein MFSWVSKDARRKKEPELFQTVSEGLRQLYAQKLLPLEEHYRFHEFHSPALEDADFDNKPMVLLVGQYSTGKTTFIRHLIEQDFPGMRIGPEPTTDSFIAVMHGPTEGVVPGNALVVDPRRPFRKLNAFGNAFLNRFMCAQLPNPVLDSISIIDTPGILSGEKQRISRGYDFAAVLEWFAERVDRIILLFDAHKLDISDEFSEVIKALKNHEDKIRVVLNKADQIETQQLMRVYGALMWSLGKIINTPEVVRVYIGSFWSHPLLIPDNRKLFEAEEQDLFKDIQSLPRNAALRKLNDLIKRARLAKVHAYIISSLKKEMPNVFGKESKKKELVNNLGEIYQKIEREHQISPGDFPNLRKMQELLQTQDFSKFQALKPKLLDTVDDMLANDIARLMVMVRQEESLMPAQVVKGGAFDGTMNGPFGHGYGEGAGEGIDDVEWVVGKDKPTYDEIFYTLSPVNGKITGANAKKEMVKSKLPNTVLGKIWKLADVDRDGLLDDEEFALANHLIKVKLEGHELPADLPPHLVPPSKRRHE